The proteins below are encoded in one region of Enhydrobacter sp.:
- a CDS encoding ABC transporter substrate-binding protein — protein sequence MKSGELPPVAKRIPQQPSIVNYFAGGEGPGRPGGEVNMLIASARDTRLMTIYSNARLIVYDDKFKLQTDILDSYDVKDGRQFTLKLRAGHKWSDGQPFTTEDFRYFWEDMANNKDLSPSGPSVELLVDGQPPKVEILDAVTIRYTWDKPNPYFIASQARAAPLWLFRPSHYLKKFHVKYTPADQIAKSARGGQDGNWVQIHRSVDTMYYDSNPDLPTLNPWMQTTSPPSQRFVFDRNPYYYRVDEKGCQLPYFDRVIFSVVAANLVPAKAGLGESDLQCRYLNMRDYTFLRKSSKTSHVDVLLWEQGSGSQLALYPNLNAKDEVWRKLNRDVRFRRALSVGIDRDELNEVIYTGLAKPSNNTIMPQSALFKPEYATKWATYDRKLANQLLDQVGLTKRNDEGIRLLPDGRAAAIVVEYSSEVSEDTDMLSLIADQWKKIGIRLLSKPQSLNNFRMRAFSGDAIMTAYAGVVTAVPSLETSPKEFCPTMQGGLQWPRWGMYIESKGKQGEKCDVQDVCVLLDDLREWETATDNETRRKAWDKILQTNMEQVFSIGTLNSIGQPIVVGPKIKNVPKKGYYAWDPGGYIGLYKPDTFWMTS from the coding sequence GTGAAGTCCGGTGAGCTGCCGCCGGTCGCCAAGCGCATCCCGCAGCAACCCTCGATCGTCAACTATTTCGCCGGCGGCGAGGGGCCGGGGCGGCCGGGCGGAGAGGTCAACATGCTGATCGCCAGCGCCCGCGACACCCGCCTCATGACGATCTATTCCAACGCGCGTCTGATCGTCTACGACGACAAGTTCAAGCTGCAGACCGACATCCTCGACAGCTACGACGTCAAGGACGGCCGCCAGTTCACCTTAAAGCTGCGCGCCGGCCACAAATGGTCGGACGGCCAGCCCTTCACGACCGAGGACTTCCGCTACTTTTGGGAGGACATGGCCAACAACAAGGACCTGTCGCCGTCGGGTCCGTCGGTCGAGCTCCTCGTCGACGGCCAGCCGCCCAAGGTCGAGATCCTCGACGCCGTGACGATCCGCTACACTTGGGACAAGCCCAACCCGTACTTCATCGCGAGCCAGGCGCGCGCCGCCCCGCTCTGGCTGTTCCGGCCGTCCCACTACCTCAAGAAGTTCCACGTCAAATACACGCCGGCCGACCAAATTGCCAAGTCCGCACGAGGCGGCCAGGACGGCAACTGGGTGCAGATCCATCGCAGTGTCGACACGATGTACTATGACAGCAACCCCGACCTGCCGACGCTCAATCCGTGGATGCAGACGACGTCGCCGCCGTCCCAGCGCTTCGTCTTCGATCGCAACCCCTACTACTACCGGGTCGACGAGAAAGGCTGCCAGCTCCCCTACTTCGACCGCGTGATCTTCTCGGTCGTCGCCGCCAACCTCGTGCCGGCCAAGGCAGGCCTCGGCGAATCGGACCTGCAGTGCCGCTACCTCAACATGCGCGACTACACCTTCCTGCGCAAAAGCAGCAAGACGAGCCATGTCGACGTGCTGCTGTGGGAGCAGGGTTCCGGCTCGCAGCTCGCCCTCTATCCGAACCTGAACGCGAAGGACGAGGTGTGGCGCAAGCTCAATCGTGACGTCCGTTTCCGCCGCGCCCTTTCGGTCGGCATCGACCGCGACGAGCTGAACGAGGTGATCTATACCGGCCTCGCCAAGCCCTCGAACAACACGATCATGCCGCAGTCGGCCCTCTTCAAGCCGGAATATGCGACCAAGTGGGCCACCTACGATCGCAAGCTCGCCAACCAGCTCCTCGACCAGGTGGGCCTCACGAAGCGCAACGACGAAGGCATCCGCCTCCTTCCCGACGGCCGCGCGGCCGCCATCGTGGTGGAGTATTCGAGCGAGGTCAGCGAGGACACGGACATGCTCTCGCTGATCGCCGATCAGTGGAAGAAGATCGGGATCAGGCTCCTCAGCAAGCCGCAGTCGCTCAACAACTTCCGCATGCGCGCGTTCTCGGGCGACGCCATCATGACGGCCTATGCCGGCGTGGTGACCGCCGTGCCGTCACTCGAAACCTCGCCCAAGGAATTCTGCCCGACCATGCAGGGCGGCCTGCAATGGCCGCGCTGGGGCATGTACATTGAATCGAAGGGCAAGCAGGGCGAGAAATGCGACGTGCAGGACGTCTGCGTGCTGCTCGACGATCTGCGCGAATGGGAGACGGCGACCGACAACGAAACCCGCCGCAAGGCCTGGGACAAGATCCTCCAGACCAATATGGAGCAGGTCTTCTCGATCGGGACATTGAACAGCATCGGCCAGCCGATCGTGGTCGGACCTAAGATCAAGAACGTGCCGAAGAAGGGTTACTACGCCTGGGATCCGGGCGGCTATATCGGCCTCTACAAGCCGGACACCTTCTGGATGACGTCCTGA
- a CDS encoding TauD/TfdA family dioxygenase: MAARSATVRTKAETAIRVRPINGFIGAEIEGVDLRQPLSEAQFETVHDALVQYEVIVMRGQDITVDQQVAFGALFGELSIHPFSPNLADKPEVIILDYSADNPPALTDIWHADETFREAPPLGTILRAKVVPEVGGDTLFSSMSAAYRGLSERMKQHIHGLEALHDFKPWRPLFGPNDRDKLRKLEDEFPNPWHPVVRVHPVSGRRILYVNQQFCVRIRDLKPDESDALLSFLYRQATIPEYQLRVKWEPDMVVMWDNRSVLHYAAHDYYPARRTMERVTVKGDRPRGVAGPYSPDTVPANGTVKPVVAEGTRPGPKRAFDRY, encoded by the coding sequence ATGGCGGCTCGATCGGCAACGGTTCGCACGAAGGCGGAGACGGCCATCCGCGTGCGTCCGATCAACGGCTTCATCGGCGCGGAGATCGAAGGCGTCGACCTGCGCCAGCCGCTGTCAGAGGCGCAGTTCGAGACGGTCCACGACGCTCTCGTGCAATACGAGGTGATCGTGATGCGCGGCCAGGACATCACGGTCGACCAGCAGGTGGCGTTCGGTGCGTTGTTCGGCGAACTCTCGATCCATCCCTTCTCGCCCAATCTCGCCGACAAGCCGGAAGTGATCATCCTCGATTACTCGGCCGACAATCCGCCGGCGCTGACCGACATCTGGCATGCAGACGAGACTTTCCGCGAAGCACCGCCGCTCGGGACCATCCTGCGCGCCAAGGTCGTGCCCGAGGTCGGCGGCGACACGCTTTTTTCCAGCATGAGCGCCGCCTATCGCGGCCTGTCGGAACGGATGAAGCAGCACATCCATGGGCTGGAGGCGCTGCACGACTTCAAGCCCTGGCGGCCGCTGTTCGGCCCGAACGACCGCGACAAGCTGCGCAAGCTCGAGGACGAGTTCCCCAATCCCTGGCATCCGGTGGTGCGCGTGCATCCGGTGTCGGGACGACGCATCCTCTATGTCAATCAGCAGTTCTGCGTGCGCATCAGGGACCTGAAGCCCGACGAGAGCGATGCACTGCTTTCCTTCCTCTATCGCCAGGCCACGATCCCCGAATACCAGCTCCGGGTGAAGTGGGAGCCCGACATGGTGGTGATGTGGGACAACCGCTCGGTCCTGCACTATGCCGCCCACGACTACTATCCCGCCCGACGCACCATGGAGCGGGTGACGGTAAAGGGCGACCGGCCGCGAGGCGTGGCCGGCCCCTACAGCCCGGATACCGTGCCCGCCAATGGGACTGTGAAGCCGGTCGTCGCCGAGGGCACGCGGCCCGGCCCGAAGCGCGCTTTCGACCGTTATTGA